One Dictyoglomus sp. NZ13-RE01 genomic window carries:
- a CDS encoding iron hydrogenase encodes MRIYVDGREVEIDGKERNVLEALKKVGIEIPNLCYLSEASIYGACRLCLVEMDGKIVPSCNLQPKEGLSIKTNTPEIYEIRKGILELLLASHNRDCTTCERNGSCKLQEYAKAFGIRDIRYENLVRSEIKDVSSPIVRDNSKCILCGDCVRICEEVQGVSAIDFAGRGFKTDVIPAFNHELKDTECVYCGQCVAYCPTGALSIRNDVSKLYKALSQKDKVVIGMIAPAVRSAIQEEFNLKEDVLISGKINAFLKMLGFSKVFEVPFGADLVAYEEAYEFLERWRKGDRLPQFTSCCPAWVKYVEEFYPQYIDNLSTVKSPQQALGSIIKEIYAKEEGINKDDIFLVSIMPCTAKKYEAEREEHKGVVDVVLTTRELAQIIKASGINIQEILPETFDRPFNIYSQGGLSFGKSGGVLGAVLSVLKDEVKIKNIKNEEVEKGIRRIEIELEDGEKIVGMVIFSLGKAKKVMNYIKHKILDADIIEVMACAYGCVGGGGQPYPNDSKIRENRARILKEFSNIMPISSPQENPYLMNLYSKYLGNPLSESSHKVLHTTYSPKRRIPENEVPILPLPLPEEEKIKVKVCLGTSCYMKGSYKILNGLLDLVKKEDWARNIEVVGTFCTENCDKSPNVIINDKIINEADFEKVKEILKEYVKGR; translated from the coding sequence ATGAGAATATATGTGGATGGTAGGGAAGTTGAAATTGATGGGAAGGAAAGAAATGTATTAGAGGCTTTAAAGAAAGTAGGAATAGAAATTCCTAATTTATGCTATCTATCTGAAGCATCTATTTATGGGGCATGTAGATTATGTCTTGTAGAGATGGATGGTAAAATTGTTCCATCTTGTAATTTACAACCTAAGGAAGGGCTAAGCATAAAGACGAATACTCCTGAAATTTATGAAATAAGAAAAGGTATTTTAGAGCTTTTACTTGCATCCCATAATAGAGACTGTACCACATGTGAAAGAAATGGGAGTTGTAAGTTACAAGAATATGCTAAAGCTTTTGGTATAAGAGATATTAGATATGAAAATCTTGTTAGAAGCGAAATAAAAGATGTTTCTTCACCTATTGTTAGAGATAATTCGAAATGCATTCTTTGTGGGGATTGTGTTAGAATTTGTGAAGAAGTGCAAGGGGTTTCTGCAATTGATTTTGCTGGAAGAGGATTTAAAACTGATGTAATTCCTGCTTTTAATCATGAGTTAAAGGATACAGAGTGTGTATATTGTGGTCAATGTGTGGCTTATTGTCCTACTGGAGCCTTATCCATTAGAAATGATGTAAGTAAGTTATATAAAGCATTGAGTCAAAAGGATAAGGTTGTAATTGGAATGATAGCTCCAGCAGTAAGATCCGCAATTCAAGAAGAATTTAATTTAAAAGAGGATGTACTGATTTCAGGAAAAATAAATGCCTTTTTAAAAATGCTTGGTTTTTCAAAGGTGTTTGAAGTACCTTTTGGAGCGGATCTTGTAGCTTATGAAGAAGCCTATGAATTTTTAGAAAGATGGAGAAAAGGAGATAGACTTCCTCAGTTTACTTCTTGTTGTCCTGCTTGGGTTAAGTATGTAGAAGAATTTTATCCCCAATATATTGATAATCTTTCCACAGTTAAATCTCCTCAACAGGCTCTTGGTAGCATAATAAAGGAAATATATGCAAAAGAGGAAGGAATAAATAAAGATGATATTTTCCTTGTTTCTATAATGCCTTGTACTGCAAAGAAATATGAGGCTGAACGGGAAGAGCATAAAGGTGTAGTAGATGTAGTATTGACCACAAGAGAGCTTGCTCAAATAATTAAGGCAAGTGGTATAAATATTCAGGAGATACTTCCAGAAACTTTTGATAGACCATTCAACATTTATTCTCAAGGAGGCTTGAGTTTTGGTAAAAGTGGGGGTGTTTTGGGGGCTGTACTTTCTGTCCTGAAAGATGAGGTAAAAATAAAAAATATTAAGAATGAGGAAGTAGAAAAAGGAATAAGAAGAATTGAGATTGAGCTTGAGGATGGAGAAAAAATTGTTGGCATGGTAATTTTTAGTTTAGGAAAGGCAAAGAAAGTGATGAATTATATTAAGCATAAGATTCTTGATGCTGATATAATAGAAGTCATGGCGTGTGCATATGGATGCGTAGGTGGTGGTGGACAGCCTTATCCAAATGATTCAAAAATAAGAGAAAATAGAGCAAGAATACTTAAAGAGTTTAGTAATATTATGCCTATTAGTTCTCCACAGGAAAATCCTTATTTAATGAACCTGTACAGTAAATATTTAGGGAATCCCTTAAGTGAATCATCCCATAAAGTATTACATACTACTTATTCTCCAAAGAGAAGAATACCTGAAAATGAAGTACCTATTTTACCTCTGCCTTTGCCAGAAGAAGAAAAGATAAAGGTTAAAGTATGCTTAGGTACATCTTGTTATATGAAGGGATCATATAAGATTTTGAATGGGTTACTTGACTTGGTAAAAAAAGAAGATTGGGCAAGAAATATAGAGGTGGTAGGAACTTTTTGTACAGAAAATTGTGATAAATCTCCAAATGTTATCATAAATGATAAAATTATAAATGAGGCAGATTTTGAAAAGGTAAAGGAGATATTAAAAGAATATGTCAAAGGAAGATAG